One genomic segment of Corynebacterium durum includes these proteins:
- a CDS encoding TIGR00730 family Rossman fold protein, producing the protein MPPSKTPSELKQRLMRGPVLVRNKNDEAGTTSDQRLLDHSNNLEWLHTDPWRVLRIQSEFVDGFGALAEMPSAVTVFGSARIKPDHRYYEMGLELGRQLVEAGYAVITGGGPGLMEAPNRGAYDADGLSVGLGIELPHEQHLNDWVDLGMNFRYFFVRKTMFLKYSQAFVCLPGGFGTLDELFEALCMVQTGKITNYPIVLIGTQFWSGLVDWIKEKLVAESMVAASDVDLFMVTDSVDEAVAHIVAAHANMG; encoded by the coding sequence ATGCCTCCCAGCAAAACCCCCTCCGAATTGAAGCAACGTCTGATGCGCGGCCCTGTGCTTGTGAGAAACAAAAACGACGAGGCGGGAACGACCTCGGATCAACGGCTGCTTGACCACAGTAATAACCTCGAATGGCTGCATACAGATCCGTGGCGGGTGTTACGTATCCAAAGTGAATTTGTCGACGGATTTGGTGCTTTGGCGGAGATGCCCTCGGCAGTAACTGTGTTTGGTTCCGCGCGCATAAAGCCTGACCATCGTTACTATGAAATGGGGTTGGAACTGGGCCGACAACTAGTAGAAGCGGGCTATGCAGTGATCACCGGCGGTGGTCCAGGGTTGATGGAGGCCCCGAACCGTGGTGCCTACGATGCTGACGGCTTGTCGGTTGGGTTGGGGATTGAACTTCCACATGAACAGCACCTGAATGATTGGGTGGACTTGGGCATGAACTTCCGATATTTCTTCGTGCGGAAAACAATGTTTTTGAAATACTCGCAGGCATTTGTGTGTCTACCCGGTGGTTTCGGGACATTAGATGAACTATTTGAAGCCCTTTGTATGGTGCAAACCGGAAAAATAACCAACTATCCTATTGTGTTGATTGGTACACAATTCTGGTCGGGTCTTGTTGATTGGATCAAAGAAAAACTCGTTGCGGAATCGATGGTGGCAGCATCGGATGTGGACCTTTTTATGGTGACCGACAGCGTTGACGAAGCTGTTGCACACATTGTGGCTGCACACGCCAACATGGGGTAG
- a CDS encoding DivIVA domain-containing protein, with the protein MMFTWIFYVLVLSALIVLFSVMFGHFFGGDNLIPAEADAGMESAARIDANAAAVSDNRFDNISFDVVLRGYRQDQVDAVIENMRQRIIALENLTGTKEKG; encoded by the coding sequence ATGATGTTTACCTGGATCTTCTACGTCCTTGTCCTGAGCGCGCTAATTGTGCTGTTCAGCGTCATGTTCGGACACTTTTTCGGTGGCGATAATCTCATTCCGGCGGAAGCCGATGCTGGAATGGAGTCCGCCGCACGCATTGATGCTAACGCTGCGGCGGTGAGCGACAATCGTTTCGACAACATTTCTTTTGATGTTGTGCTTCGTGGGTATCGCCAGGATCAAGTTGATGCCGTTATTGAGAACATGCGACAACGAATTATTGCCCTGGAAAACCTTACAGGAACGAAAGAAAAGGGCTAG
- a CDS encoding DUF3117 domain-containing protein, whose product MAAMKPRTGSGPMEAVEESRKIVMRIPSDGGGRLVIELNKEEAAELGALLTNVSG is encoded by the coding sequence GTGGCAGCAATGAAGCCCCGGACTGGCAGCGGTCCGATGGAAGCAGTGGAAGAAAGTCGAAAGATCGTGATGCGCATTCCCAGCGACGGCGGCGGTCGCCTGGTTATTGAACTCAACAAGGAAGAGGCGGCTGAGCTGGGGGCACTACTCACCAACGTGTCGGGGTAA
- a CDS encoding methyltransferase domain-containing protein, which produces MLKDIIDLLADPVDGTDLHGADEFTRLVSDSGHSYDVARQGYVTLAGGAGLRYSGDDATMIKDRETFLSRGHYAPFVESVTHNVDLALDDAGVDDDAAVSICEIGAGTGYYLSHTLDAIQGARGVGIDVSVHAAKHLAKCHPRVGAVVADAWARLPLRDDSIDAITVIFAPRNAAEFARVLKAGGQVIVLTADTGHLAELREPLGIIDVEKGKVERMIEQASGHLRPVTEPQLVEFSMTLDQPSIAAQIGMSPSARHIHPDLLAQRIAALPMHMTVTARAKVTRLARIED; this is translated from the coding sequence GTGCTCAAAGACATTATTGACCTTTTAGCAGACCCTGTTGACGGAACCGACCTCCACGGTGCCGATGAGTTTACTCGTCTGGTTTCTGACTCGGGGCATAGTTACGACGTTGCTCGTCAGGGCTACGTCACCCTAGCCGGAGGTGCTGGTCTGCGCTACAGCGGTGACGATGCGACAATGATCAAGGATCGCGAGACCTTTCTGTCTCGCGGGCATTACGCGCCCTTTGTGGAGTCGGTGACGCACAACGTGGACCTCGCGCTTGATGATGCCGGGGTGGATGACGATGCCGCTGTGTCCATCTGCGAAATTGGCGCTGGCACCGGCTACTACTTGTCCCACACCCTTGACGCTATTCAGGGTGCCAGGGGCGTGGGGATTGACGTGTCAGTTCACGCCGCAAAGCATTTGGCTAAATGCCATCCCCGGGTTGGTGCGGTGGTGGCTGATGCCTGGGCACGGTTGCCGTTGCGTGACGACTCCATTGATGCCATCACCGTGATTTTTGCGCCCCGTAATGCTGCGGAGTTCGCGCGAGTGCTTAAAGCTGGTGGTCAGGTGATTGTGTTGACCGCTGATACTGGGCACCTCGCGGAGCTTCGGGAGCCCCTGGGCATCATTGATGTAGAAAAGGGCAAGGTGGAGCGCATGATCGAGCAGGCATCGGGGCATCTTCGCCCCGTGACTGAGCCTCAACTTGTGGAGTTTTCCATGACACTTGATCAGCCGTCCATTGCCGCGCAGATTGGCATGAGTCCGTCTGCTCGGCATATCCACCCGGATCTTTTGGCGCAACGCATTGCCGCGTTACCCATGCATATGACCGTGACGGCGCGAGCAAAGGTCACACGCCTCGCCCGGATTGAGGATTAG
- a CDS encoding GH32 C-terminal domain-containing protein: MSSHRPELHITAQHGVLEAPAGALFTGEQWHVFHQYRSQPDVKKNNWGHVVSADTPFNWVHRDDVLSAEAPEVQVRAGSVVAPRCGDEAELFFTSVTDEGPSIHRALLTNLSGPQSDVRREGSVVDAPVLGIDKLQDFRSPCVVPGWADEDDRSEGHGGWLMLAVAGPMSAPELVMLSSHDQQSWTLDGPLAFHGDSGLAHHPILVSPRIIRLRDEVDSHVYDVLIVTVEADGVDLSGYLVGTLRGCDFWVKTPFTQMDFGHDFTRPRNTNTVRGVTYGNNERYDAALIFGLMNGVGRLDNPATHESLRAEGWANCLSLPRLTTLQGGLLFQTPTPGLTSAIPHTAHARMWSGLIDAQEGSVTVTLLDNATGRIAATITHSGHHLQLDRSMNPLHAGDSPAEAYLISADTDSLTIIVDGSTVEVFADGGVIAMASRVYFEGICGGFDVTAEGGASILRYFEVAGEDV, encoded by the coding sequence ATGTCGTCACACAGACCCGAACTGCATATCACGGCACAGCACGGCGTTCTCGAAGCCCCGGCAGGAGCATTATTTACCGGCGAGCAGTGGCATGTGTTTCACCAGTACAGGTCCCAGCCCGACGTGAAGAAAAACAACTGGGGCCATGTGGTGTCAGCTGACACTCCGTTCAACTGGGTGCACCGCGACGACGTACTCAGTGCCGAAGCCCCAGAGGTTCAGGTGCGGGCAGGGTCTGTTGTCGCCCCACGATGCGGCGACGAGGCCGAATTGTTTTTCACCTCTGTCACGGACGAGGGACCGAGTATTCACCGCGCCCTCCTGACCAACCTTTCCGGGCCCCAATCAGACGTGCGTCGCGAAGGAAGCGTCGTCGACGCCCCTGTGCTGGGGATCGATAAACTCCAGGATTTTCGCTCTCCCTGTGTCGTACCAGGTTGGGCCGATGAGGATGACCGTTCTGAGGGGCACGGTGGATGGCTCATGCTAGCCGTCGCAGGGCCGATGTCCGCCCCGGAATTGGTGATGTTGTCATCGCACGACCAACAATCCTGGACGCTAGACGGGCCCCTGGCTTTTCATGGTGATTCCGGTCTGGCGCATCACCCGATCCTCGTCAGCCCCAGGATTATCCGACTCCGCGACGAAGTGGACAGCCACGTCTACGACGTCCTCATCGTCACTGTTGAAGCAGATGGTGTAGATCTTTCCGGCTACCTGGTAGGCACCCTCCGTGGTTGTGACTTTTGGGTGAAAACCCCCTTCACGCAAATGGACTTTGGCCATGACTTCACCCGCCCGCGCAACACCAACACGGTACGCGGCGTGACCTACGGCAATAACGAACGCTATGATGCCGCCTTGATTTTCGGGTTAATGAACGGCGTCGGCAGACTTGACAACCCGGCCACGCACGAAAGCCTACGCGCCGAGGGCTGGGCAAACTGCCTGTCGCTCCCCCGTCTCACCACGCTCCAAGGTGGCCTGCTATTTCAAACCCCCACCCCCGGGCTTACTTCTGCAATCCCACACACAGCACATGCACGCATGTGGAGCGGACTTATCGACGCCCAGGAGGGCAGCGTCACCGTCACACTTCTGGATAATGCCACAGGACGTATCGCCGCAACCATCACCCACAGCGGGCATCACCTGCAACTAGACCGGTCCATGAATCCCCTGCATGCGGGGGATTCCCCGGCAGAAGCCTACCTCATTTCCGCCGACACCGACTCCCTTACCATCATTGTTGACGGATCCACCGTCGAAGTATTTGCCGACGGCGGTGTGATTGCCATGGCCTCCCGCGTGTATTTCGAGGGAATCTGCGGCGGGTTCGATGTCACTGCGGAAGGCGGGGCGTCGATACTCAGGTATTTTGAAGTCGCCGGTGAGGACGTCTAA
- a CDS encoding sucrose-specific PTS transporter subunit IIBC codes for MDHAAVARRMLEALGGESNIKAAAHCATRMRLVLNDKEKINQQALDDDPDLKGTFEAGGMFQIIVGPGDVDIVYDEFTKITGDRQVSTEELKSVAAEAQGNALTRAIKVLADIFVPLIPILVGGGLLMALNNVLTSKNLFGEGTRSLVVQFPAIEGMAQMINLLASAPFAFLPILVGFTATKRFGGNEYLGAGIAMAMVMPDLVNGYKVAETIQKGGMTYWDLFGFDVAQAGYQGTVLPILLVAWILSMVEKFFHKHLKGTVDFLVTPVLTLLITGFLTFIAVGPAMRWLGDAIASGLQNIYDFAGPVGGFLFGLVYSPIVITGLHQSFPPVELQLFATGGSFIFATASVANVAQGAATLAVAITTRDEKLRALASASGVSACFGITEPAIFGVNLRLRWPFYIGMGTAAIGGAMIALFNVKAVSLGAAGFIGFVSIRTTDWPMFFVSLVTAFIISFACSYAYAMYLRRQVAGEAEMEKAVGTQAAAAANDATPAATASAGTATAVATAVGADLLTFASPLTGELVELSTVSDQMFAQGKLGPGFAVVPSEGVLRAPADGTIKVAFPTGHAFAITTAEGVEILMHVGFDTVNMKGEGFTPKVSKGDTVKRGDVLGEFDIDAIKAAGYDTTTPVVVANFKKLGGVRLTDSISAPHSITAGDDAAIVSAKA; via the coding sequence GTGGATCATGCCGCAGTAGCCCGCCGAATGCTCGAAGCACTAGGTGGGGAATCTAATATCAAGGCAGCCGCGCACTGTGCGACAAGAATGCGGCTTGTTCTCAACGACAAAGAGAAAATCAACCAGCAAGCCCTTGATGACGACCCCGATCTCAAGGGAACATTTGAGGCCGGCGGGATGTTCCAAATCATCGTCGGCCCTGGTGACGTCGATATTGTCTACGACGAGTTCACTAAAATCACCGGCGACCGCCAAGTGTCCACCGAAGAGCTCAAGTCGGTAGCCGCCGAGGCGCAGGGCAACGCCCTGACCCGTGCTATTAAGGTACTGGCCGATATTTTCGTACCGCTGATCCCCATCCTGGTGGGCGGCGGTTTGCTTATGGCGCTCAATAACGTGTTGACCTCGAAAAACCTCTTTGGTGAGGGCACACGTTCGCTGGTCGTACAATTCCCGGCAATTGAGGGCATGGCCCAGATGATCAATCTGCTGGCCTCTGCGCCCTTTGCTTTCTTGCCCATTCTGGTGGGCTTTACCGCGACAAAGCGATTCGGCGGTAACGAATACCTCGGTGCCGGCATCGCCATGGCGATGGTCATGCCAGACCTAGTCAATGGCTACAAAGTTGCAGAGACCATCCAAAAAGGCGGCATGACCTACTGGGATCTGTTCGGCTTCGACGTCGCCCAGGCTGGTTACCAGGGCACCGTGCTGCCGATCCTGCTGGTCGCGTGGATTTTGAGCATGGTGGAAAAATTCTTCCACAAGCACCTCAAAGGCACCGTAGACTTCCTAGTCACCCCTGTGCTGACACTGCTGATCACTGGTTTCCTCACCTTCATCGCCGTGGGTCCCGCCATGCGCTGGCTGGGCGATGCCATTGCGAGCGGCCTGCAGAACATCTACGACTTCGCTGGTCCCGTTGGCGGTTTCCTCTTCGGCTTGGTCTACTCCCCCATCGTGATCACTGGCCTTCACCAGTCCTTCCCGCCGGTTGAGCTGCAGCTCTTTGCCACTGGCGGCTCCTTCATCTTTGCCACGGCATCCGTAGCCAACGTCGCACAGGGTGCCGCCACCTTGGCTGTGGCAATCACTACTCGTGACGAGAAGCTTCGGGCTCTGGCTTCTGCCTCCGGTGTATCCGCCTGCTTCGGCATCACCGAACCGGCCATCTTCGGTGTGAACCTACGCCTACGCTGGCCGTTCTACATCGGCATGGGCACCGCAGCCATTGGTGGCGCCATGATCGCCCTGTTCAACGTGAAGGCCGTGTCTCTTGGTGCCGCTGGTTTTATCGGCTTTGTCTCCATCAGGACAACCGACTGGCCGATGTTCTTTGTCAGCCTAGTCACCGCGTTCATTATTTCCTTCGCATGCTCCTATGCCTACGCTATGTACCTGCGTCGCCAGGTCGCGGGTGAAGCAGAAATGGAAAAGGCCGTGGGCACTCAGGCGGCTGCCGCAGCCAATGATGCAACTCCGGCAGCGACTGCTAGCGCAGGAACGGCAACCGCAGTGGCCACCGCTGTTGGCGCTGACCTGCTCACCTTCGCTTCCCCGCTCACTGGTGAACTGGTGGAGCTGAGCACAGTGTCCGATCAGATGTTTGCCCAGGGAAAGCTGGGTCCTGGTTTTGCTGTGGTCCCCAGCGAGGGTGTACTCCGCGCCCCAGCCGACGGCACCATCAAGGTGGCATTCCCCACTGGACATGCATTCGCTATAACCACGGCGGAAGGTGTGGAAATCCTCATGCATGTTGGCTTTGATACGGTCAACATGAAGGGCGAAGGCTTCACACCGAAGGTCAGCAAGGGTGACACCGTCAAGCGCGGCGACGTGCTCGGTGAGTTCGACATTGACGCTATCAAAGCCGCAGGTTACGACACGACCACACCGGTTGTTGTAGCGAACTTCAAAAAACTCGGCGGCGTACGGCTGACTGACAGCATCTCCGCACCACACAGCATTACCGCAGGTGACGACGCCGCGATTGTCTCCGCGAAAGCGTAG
- a CDS encoding glycoside hydrolase family 32 protein: MSVYFRPRFHLAPPSGRLNDPNGLYVEDGVLHAYYQHDPQWPTAEKRTGWGHASTPLLSDKPELWTHHPDALYPAVDYDDKGCYSGSAVLVNGELELFYTGNAKPGGHRRATQNLVHVGGRRRADGGTYLRSDRNPLIDGPAPGFTNHYRDPHVLWREDHWLMVLGAQRDDETGSVVLYTSEDRRAWDYAGEIQFDTSSAVPGSAPDMIPGGYMWECPNLVTLRDDVTGEDMDVLIVLPQGLEQVGDHYANNHQCGYVVGHLQGTTFTVSRGFTELDYGHEFYAPQVVHGSQPPLMLGWMGLPDLDDQPTRQDGWVHTLTVARELHLSDGVLRQVPRASISSNNADSDLEVGASFEWSGEMPPGSELVLVDTAGDAVARLSVNGNVVELDRQDQQYHAGGDVRRAYLRGVTSAVDVRVLVDASCIEIFIDEGRISFASRIFPRHEPNECIVRVLT, encoded by the coding sequence GTGTCCGTGTATTTCCGCCCACGTTTCCACCTTGCACCGCCGAGTGGCCGACTGAATGACCCCAACGGACTCTATGTTGAAGATGGTGTCCTTCACGCCTACTACCAGCATGATCCACAGTGGCCCACTGCTGAAAAGCGCACCGGCTGGGGGCACGCGTCCACGCCGCTTCTCTCTGATAAACCCGAGCTGTGGACACATCATCCCGACGCCCTCTACCCCGCAGTCGATTACGATGACAAGGGGTGCTACTCGGGGTCGGCGGTGCTGGTAAACGGCGAGCTTGAGCTGTTTTACACCGGCAATGCCAAGCCTGGCGGACATAGGCGGGCTACCCAAAACCTTGTGCACGTTGGAGGTCGCCGCCGCGCTGATGGTGGAACGTATCTCCGCAGCGATCGCAACCCGCTTATCGACGGCCCCGCACCCGGCTTTACCAACCACTACCGCGATCCACATGTGCTGTGGCGTGAGGACCACTGGCTGATGGTGTTAGGTGCACAACGCGATGACGAAACTGGCTCGGTGGTGCTCTACACCTCTGAGGACCGCCGCGCATGGGATTATGCTGGTGAAATCCAGTTCGACACCAGTTCCGCCGTACCTGGTAGCGCTCCCGACATGATCCCTGGAGGCTACATGTGGGAATGTCCGAATCTGGTGACACTTCGCGATGATGTGACCGGCGAAGACATGGACGTGTTGATTGTCCTTCCGCAAGGCTTGGAGCAAGTTGGCGATCATTACGCGAACAATCACCAGTGCGGCTATGTGGTCGGTCACCTTCAGGGCACAACATTCACGGTGAGCCGTGGTTTCACAGAACTCGATTACGGGCACGAGTTTTATGCACCGCAGGTAGTGCATGGTTCCCAACCTCCGTTGATGCTGGGGTGGATGGGTCTGCCTGACCTTGACGATCAACCGACACGACAGGATGGGTGGGTACACACCTTGACCGTGGCGCGCGAATTGCACCTCAGCGATGGTGTGCTGCGCCAAGTACCACGGGCGTCGATAAGCAGCAACAATGCGGATAGCGACCTGGAGGTTGGCGCATCGTTCGAGTGGAGTGGTGAGATGCCACCTGGGTCCGAGCTGGTGCTGGTTGATACTGCGGGGGATGCCGTGGCGCGGTTGAGTGTCAATGGCAACGTGGTTGAGCTCGATAGGCAGGATCAGCAGTACCACGCGGGCGGCGATGTTCGGCGCGCATATCTGCGGGGCGTCACCTCTGCAGTTGATGTGCGAGTACTGGTTGATGCGTCGTGCATTGAGATATTTATTGACGAGGGCAGGATAAGTTTCGCAAGTCGAATTTTTCCACGTCACGAACCTAACGAGTGTATAGTGCGCGTCCTCACATAA
- the glgA gene encoding glycogen synthase, with protein MRVAMMTREYPPEIYGGAGVHVTELTRYMRELVEVDVHCMGAPRDEAGVFVHGVDPALDDANPAIKTLSTGLRIATAANNVDVAHSHTWYAGLGGHLAGRLYGIPHVVTAHSLEPHRPWKREQLGGGYEVSSWSEKNAMEYADAVIAVSARMKDAILDAYPRIEPDRVHVVLNGIDTQLWQPRPIFDAAENSILTELGVDPNRPIVAFVGRITRQKGVGHLVKAAQYFSPDVQLVLCAGAPDTPEIAEETTALVEKLQAQRDGIFWVQEMLPKDKVQEILTAADVFACPSIYEPLGIVNLEAMACGTAVVASDVGGIPEVVVDGTTGTLVHYDENDPEGFERGIADAVNALVADEERAKAYGEAGRKRAVEDFSWATIAQQTIDVYKSLM; from the coding sequence ATGCGAGTAGCAATGATGACCAGAGAGTACCCACCAGAGATCTATGGCGGTGCCGGTGTGCACGTCACTGAACTGACCCGGTACATGCGTGAACTTGTTGAGGTAGATGTCCATTGCATGGGCGCGCCTCGCGATGAGGCTGGCGTATTTGTCCATGGAGTTGACCCCGCATTGGACGATGCCAACCCGGCAATTAAAACACTGTCTACTGGCCTACGTATCGCAACGGCGGCCAACAATGTGGACGTTGCCCATTCTCACACGTGGTACGCAGGCCTTGGTGGACACTTGGCGGGCCGGTTGTACGGCATTCCGCACGTGGTCACTGCGCACTCACTGGAGCCTCACCGTCCGTGGAAACGTGAACAATTGGGCGGCGGTTATGAGGTGTCCAGCTGGTCTGAAAAGAACGCTATGGAATACGCGGATGCTGTGATTGCCGTGTCAGCACGCATGAAGGACGCGATCCTGGACGCATATCCTCGCATCGAACCCGACCGCGTTCACGTGGTACTCAATGGCATTGATACGCAACTGTGGCAGCCGCGCCCGATTTTCGATGCTGCAGAAAACTCCATCCTTACGGAACTCGGCGTTGACCCCAACCGCCCCATCGTGGCATTTGTTGGTCGTATTACTCGCCAAAAAGGCGTAGGTCATTTAGTCAAGGCCGCACAATACTTCTCCCCCGATGTTCAGTTGGTTCTGTGCGCAGGTGCTCCTGATACCCCGGAAATCGCCGAGGAAACCACAGCACTGGTTGAGAAGCTCCAAGCCCAGCGCGATGGCATCTTCTGGGTTCAGGAGATGCTGCCTAAGGATAAGGTGCAGGAAATTTTGACGGCCGCTGACGTATTCGCCTGCCCGTCCATCTATGAGCCTTTGGGCATTGTGAATCTGGAGGCCATGGCTTGTGGAACAGCTGTTGTCGCTTCCGATGTCGGCGGCATCCCCGAGGTTGTGGTCGACGGTACGACGGGTACCTTGGTCCACTACGACGAAAACGACCCCGAAGGCTTTGAGCGGGGCATCGCCGATGCTGTGAACGCCCTGGTAGCCGACGAGGAACGCGCTAAAGCCTACGGCGAAGCAGGTCGGAAGCGCGCTGTTGAGGATTTCTCGTGGGCAACCATCGCTCAGCAGACCATTGATGTCTACAAATCCTTAATGTAG
- the glgC gene encoding glucose-1-phosphate adenylyltransferase, which produces MRIQPHVLAIVLAGGEGKRLFPLTADRAKPAVPFGGTYRLIDFVLSNLVNAGYMQICVLTQYKSHSLDRHISQSWQLSGLAGQYITPVPAQQRLGKRWFTGSADAILQSLNLIYDEDPEYVIVFGADHVYRMDPQQMVEEHIASGKAVSVAGIRIPRSEASAFGCIESDEDGNITNFVEKPADPPGTPDDPEMTFASMGNYVFTAKDLIKALKDDEENPDSSHDMGGDIIPYFVEKNQAHVYDFSGNSVPGATERDAGYWRDVGTIDAFYEAHMDLISVHPIFNLYNKQWPIHNTDDGNLPPAKFVQGGIAQSSMVASGSIISAGTVRNSVLSNNVIVEEGATVEGSVLMPGVRIGKGAVVRHAILDKNVVVSEGEFIGVDHDRDAARFTISPGGVVCVGKNEVV; this is translated from the coding sequence GTGAGAATTCAACCACATGTACTAGCTATTGTCCTTGCCGGTGGTGAAGGAAAACGCCTGTTCCCGCTCACTGCGGACCGTGCGAAACCCGCCGTGCCCTTTGGGGGCACCTACCGGCTCATTGACTTCGTCTTGTCGAACCTGGTGAATGCCGGGTACATGCAGATTTGCGTGCTTACTCAGTACAAGTCCCATTCGCTTGACCGTCACATTTCGCAATCGTGGCAGCTTTCCGGTCTTGCAGGGCAGTACATCACCCCGGTTCCTGCTCAGCAACGGCTGGGTAAGCGGTGGTTTACTGGTTCTGCAGATGCCATTTTGCAGTCCCTTAACCTCATTTACGATGAAGACCCTGAGTACGTCATTGTTTTTGGCGCGGACCATGTCTACCGCATGGACCCCCAGCAGATGGTGGAAGAACATATTGCCTCTGGAAAAGCCGTCTCTGTTGCGGGCATTAGGATTCCACGTTCTGAGGCATCGGCCTTTGGCTGTATTGAGTCTGACGAAGACGGTAACATTACCAACTTTGTCGAAAAGCCAGCCGATCCGCCTGGAACCCCTGATGACCCTGAGATGACCTTTGCATCCATGGGTAACTACGTATTCACCGCCAAAGACCTGATTAAGGCGCTCAAGGATGACGAGGAAAACCCCGATTCCTCGCACGATATGGGCGGTGACATTATTCCGTACTTTGTGGAGAAGAATCAGGCACACGTCTATGATTTCTCCGGCAATAGCGTGCCTGGTGCTACCGAACGCGACGCAGGTTACTGGCGTGACGTCGGTACGATTGATGCGTTCTATGAGGCCCACATGGATCTCATTTCGGTTCACCCGATTTTTAACCTCTATAACAAGCAGTGGCCTATTCACAACACCGATGACGGCAATCTGCCTCCTGCGAAGTTTGTGCAGGGTGGTATTGCACAGTCCTCAATGGTCGCATCGGGGTCCATTATTTCCGCAGGCACGGTCCGTAACTCGGTGCTGTCCAACAACGTCATAGTTGAAGAGGGCGCAACGGTCGAGGGTTCAGTGTTGATGCCGGGTGTCCGCATTGGCAAGGGCGCTGTGGTGCGTCACGCTATTTTGGACAAAAACGTCGTGGTCAGTGAGGGCGAGTTCATTGGTGTGGATCACGATCGCGACGCAGCCCGATTCACTATCAGCCCAGGCGGCGTGGTGTGTGTGGGTAAAAACGAAGTGGTGTGA
- a CDS encoding O-methyltransferase, translating into MNDTAFDALRSYITDTTVIDNALAAAQQDAEEFGLAAPDAAAGSLLSALAASYIDEAGVGAIAVTPAAGVVGLYLLRGLGLTGTLTCIDPETEHQRQARTNFMAAGYKPNQFRFLPSRPLEVMSRLAADSYHVVYGDIRPSDYRAFIDAAWPLLRSGGILILANSLLDGTLSDTTRKDRDTICAREADEYVRSMDQAVVCRLPLGSGLTLITKKDDDSESE; encoded by the coding sequence GTGAATGACACTGCTTTCGACGCGTTACGTTCTTACATCACTGATACTACGGTGATTGACAATGCCCTTGCCGCAGCTCAGCAAGACGCCGAGGAATTCGGTCTTGCCGCCCCCGACGCCGCAGCAGGTTCGCTGCTCAGTGCATTAGCGGCGTCGTATATTGATGAGGCAGGCGTCGGAGCCATCGCAGTGACCCCTGCTGCTGGCGTAGTGGGCCTTTATCTTCTCCGGGGCTTGGGGCTGACGGGCACGCTCACGTGCATTGACCCGGAGACTGAGCACCAGCGTCAAGCACGTACCAATTTTATGGCAGCAGGCTACAAACCCAACCAGTTTAGGTTCCTGCCCTCCCGCCCCCTTGAGGTGATGAGCAGGCTCGCCGCTGATTCCTACCACGTGGTTTACGGTGATATTCGCCCGTCTGACTACCGGGCGTTTATAGACGCCGCGTGGCCACTTCTGCGTAGCGGTGGCATACTCATCCTGGCCAATTCGCTGCTTGACGGTACGCTATCTGACACTACCCGGAAAGACCGGGACACCATCTGCGCGCGGGAAGCCGATGAATATGTGCGCAGCATGGATCAGGCTGTGGTGTGTCGCCTTCCTCTCGGGTCTGGGCTAACACTCATTACCAAAAAAGACGATGATTCAGAGTCTGAATAG
- the sigE gene encoding RNA polymerase sigma factor SigE, producing the protein MTSTHQAEFTDPTINAGSDDTVPFATLSGTAAFDAGQGDMPTWAELVEEHADSVYRLAYRLSGNQYDAEDLTQETFMRVFRSLKNYQPGTFEGWLHRITTNLFLDMVRRRAKIRMEALPEDYDRVPGNDLTPEQAFTVSNLDPALQKALDELSPDFRVAVVLCDVVGMSYDEIADTLGVKMGTVRSRIHRGRSQLRASLEAAAESSESAQLLLPMRY; encoded by the coding sequence ATGACTTCCACTCATCAGGCCGAGTTTACCGACCCGACGATTAATGCTGGGAGCGATGACACTGTCCCATTCGCCACGTTGAGTGGCACTGCGGCGTTTGACGCCGGACAGGGGGACATGCCCACATGGGCGGAATTGGTTGAGGAACACGCAGACAGTGTGTACCGCTTGGCGTACAGACTGTCTGGTAACCAATACGATGCGGAGGATCTAACGCAGGAGACATTCATGCGCGTGTTCCGTTCGCTGAAGAATTACCAGCCTGGCACGTTTGAAGGCTGGTTGCACCGCATTACCACCAACTTGTTCCTTGACATGGTGCGTCGACGCGCAAAGATCAGGATGGAAGCATTGCCAGAGGACTATGACCGGGTTCCTGGCAACGACCTCACCCCCGAGCAGGCGTTTACGGTGTCGAATCTTGACCCGGCCCTGCAAAAGGCACTCGATGAACTCAGCCCTGATTTCAGGGTTGCGGTGGTGCTCTGTGACGTCGTGGGAATGTCCTACGACGAGATTGCCGACACCCTCGGCGTGAAGATGGGAACGGTTCGTAGTCGTATCCACCGTGGCCGGAGCCAGCTTCGTGCCAGTTTGGAAGCTGCTGCGGAGTCGAGCGAGTCGGCCCAACTTTTGCTTCCTATGCGCTACTAA